A genome region from Tachyglossus aculeatus isolate mTacAcu1 chromosome 15, mTacAcu1.pri, whole genome shotgun sequence includes the following:
- the MRPL30 gene encoding 39S ribosomal protein L30, mitochondrial, producing MAAGWGSEVRGRPPADPAARAPDHVGRRTAQARSSSSAPRSPRCAASRRKAELPASGTELLRPPRGVSPAGVPEVGGGPEVAEGPEGADRLRPPPAAREAGKPRRIPTSRPGRSSRAEERKREPAGRAFPPLGLEIWGARGRPGTGRKADRWRIPSGPGFPAVPDSQRSPPAAFSFQPAERLASGSPMAGIVRAAVRRIPADIPVGVFPPPPSAGLSASSVARWSGPESRTWASGIRQKFTKSRIPEEVFRPSPEDHRKYGGDPENPHKLHLITRIKSVKGRPYWEKDTIKLLGLEKAHRPQVHKNIPSVNAKLKTVKHLIRIQPLRLPQGLPAEEDMGRTCLKNTGELVVRWALTPADAKAGEEKSGPGPV from the exons ATGGCCGCcggttgggggtcagaggtcaggggtcgccCGCCAGCTGACCCCGCAGCCAGAGCTCCGGACCACGTCGGGAGGCGAACCGCGCAGGCGcgctcttcctcctccgccccaCGATCTCCGCGCTGCGCAG CCTCCCGGCGGAAGGCGGAACTTCCGGCGAGCGGAACGGAGTTGCTGCGGCCGCCGCGCGGGGTCTCGCCTGCGGGGGTACCGGAAGTAGGAGGGGGACCGGAAGTAGCCGAAGGACCAGAAGGAGCGGACAGATTGAGGCCCCCCCCCGCAGCTA gaGAAGCCGGAAAGCCGCGCCGAATTCCAACCTCCCGGCCCGGCCGCTCCTCCCGGGCTGAAGAACGGAAGCGGGAACCAGCTGGACGCGCCTTCCCGCCGTTGGGATTGGAAATTTGGGGAGCGAGAGGGCGTCCGGGGACGGGCCGAAAAGCGGATCGGTGGCGGATTCCCAGCGGTCCCGGATTCCCAGCGGTCCCGGATTCCCAGCGGTCACCTCCTGCCGCCTTCTCCTTCCAGCCGGCGGAGCGCCTCGCGTCGGGAAGCCCCATGGCGGGAATCGTCCGCGCGGCGGTCCGGAGGATCCCGGCCGACATCCCGGTAGGCGTCTTCCCTCCGCCTCCGTCGGCCGGCCTGTCCGCCTCTtcg GTCGCCCGGTGGAGCGGCCCGGAATCCCGGACGTGGGCGTCCGGGATCCGGCAGAAGTTTACCAAATCCCGGATTCCGGAAGAG GTGTTCCGGCCTTCGCCCGAAGATCATCGGAAGTACGGCGGGGACCCGGAAAACCCCCACAAACTCCACCTCATCACGCGAATCAAGAGCGTCAAGGGGCGTCCGTACTGGGAAAAGGACACGATCAAACTCCTGGGCTTGGAAAAA gctcaccgtccccaagtccacaAGAACATCCCCTCGGTGAACGCGAAGCTGAAAACGGTGAAACACCTGATCAG GATCCAGCCGCTCCGCCTGCCCCAGGGCCTCCCCgcggaggaggacatgggccgcaCCTGCCTGAAGAACACGGGGGAACTGGTGGTGCGCTGGGCCCTGACGCCCGCGGACGCCAAGGCCGGCGAGGAGAAGTCCGGCCCGGGCCCGGTCTAG